The window AGCAGATCCTCCTCGCGGGCCTCCTCCAGGGCCTCGCCGATGGCCCGCTTCTCCGCCCGCGCCTCGGCACGCTCGGCCTTCTTGTCCTTCTTGTCGGGCCTGTCGGGCTTTCCTGGCTTCTCGGGTTTCTCGGGTTTCTCGGGTTTCTCGGGCTTCTCCAAGATGGCCGGGCCGGTCTCGCCGGTGTCTTGGGCGGCCTGCTCCAGGCGGGCCTGCTTGGCCTGCCGGGACGTCTCCAGGACCGCCTCGCGCTCCCGCTGCGCCCGCTCCCGGGCCAGCCTGCGCAACGTCGCGCGCGTGGAACGCGTCAGAGCGATGGGCTGGAGCATCGGCAGACAGTCGGCGACCGCGTCGGGTCCCAGGACGCCGACCGCGGAGGCGACGGAGCGCTCGGCGCCCACCCGCAGGCCGAGCGTCGTCAGCAGCTGGGCGATGTCCATGCGCAGCAGCAGATCACCGGCCGCGACCTCGCCACCGCGCAGGTCGGTGAGGATCACTCTGCGGGAACGATCCACCAGGATCGCGTCTCCGGCCAGCCTGCGGTGCGCGATGCGCCGTGACTGCAACGCCCGCACCTGCTCCCAGGTGCGGTGCAGCAACTCGTCGGTGATCTCCTCGTCCGCCAGCGAGTCGAGCGTGCGGCCGCCGGTGTGCTCGTAGACGAGCATCACGGCGTCGGGGCCGAGTTCGGAGGTCGCGATCAGCTTGGGCGCGTTGGCTCCGGCCGCGATCGCCGCGTAGGCGAGCAGCGCCTCCTGCTCCAGGGCCTGGCGCAGCGACTGAAGGCTGCGGCGGGTGGCCAAACCGCGCAGCGTGAGGTTGCGCCACACGCGGTAGAAGAAGCCCTGTGCCTGCTGCTCGCGGTCGACGACCGTGACGTCCAGCGGCGGTCCGTCCTCCAGGGTGACGAAATAGCGCCGGCCACGGTCACCGCTGTCCGCGGTGTCCGAGACCTCCTCGCGGGCCGCGCTGACCGGGTGGAAACCGACGGTCCGCAGTCCTGCCACCAGGGTGCGTCCCGTGGGCCTGACGTTCGGCGAGCCGACCGCGTACAGGGTGCCGTAGGCGATGGTCCAGCCGATCAGCACCGTCAGGATGATCGAGAACGGCGTGGTGTAGCCCGTGACCAGCATCGAGAAGGCGTCGAGCAGCAGCACGATCCACAGCACCGCGCGCCAGCGCGGCCGGCGGGACATGCCGACCGCCGTCATGTACGCGATGACGGGGGCGAGGTAGCCGTGCACCGGATCGGTGAGCGCGTGGACGTTGCCGGGGGAGGGCTGGGTGAGCGCGTCCTGGATCGAGTGCGGGGCGCCCTTGGCGACCCACAGGTCGGTGGCGAGCGTCACTCCGTGGGCGAGGACGGCCGCGAGCACGCCGTCGGCGATCCGCAGCCCGTCCCGTTTGATCAGCCGTTCGATCGCGAAGGCGACCGGGACGAGCAGGATCGCGATGCTGGACACCAGCCCGGCGATCTTGATGAGCAGATCGGGGGCCTGACCGGTGCCCTTGTTGATGTCCTGTTCGAGGCCCGAGGTGGTGCCGTGCGCGAACCCGGCGATCGCCAGCAGGACGACGATGGCGAGCACACCCACCAGCAGCCGCATCAGGTCGGAGGGGCGGTGCACGCGCGCGGGGAGCAGGGGCTCGTCGCCCTCGATCTCGTCGGCGCGCGTCACGGCCTCCTCCTCCGCGGGCTTCCTGGCCGCCTTCGAAGCGTCCTGGTCCTGCGCCTTCGGAGCATGTGTGCCGTCGGTGCCGGGACGCGACGAAGCCCCAGAGGTGCCCTCCGCGTCATCGGGGTGCACGCCCTGCTGCTTCATGGTCTCTTCTTGGTCTCGAATCACCGGTTACCGCCCGCACGATGGTGGCATGTTCCACCGGCACACCGGGGCATCAGGGTGTGCATGTGCGGAGCCGCACAGTCTGCCCGAGGCGCCGCCCGGGAGCGAGGGCCGCGCCCCGGACGCGGCCCGGTCCGCTGTCGGTGGGGTGGGGCAGGATGGGACGGATGAGCGAAGTGAGCCCTCCGGACGACGGCCGCCCCGAGCACCCCGACGCATTGCCCGAGTACGCCGACGCGCTGCCCGAGTACGCCGAGCGGGTTCTGGAAGTCGCCGAGACGATCCCGCCCGGGTGCGTCATGACGTACGGCGACGTCGCCGAGTGGCTGGAGCGGGGAGGGCCCCGCCAGGTGGGCCGCGTGATGGCCCTGTACGGCGGCGCCGTCCCGTGGTGGCGGGTCGTACGCGCCGACGGGGTCCTGCTCCCGGGCCACGAGCTGCGCGCTCTCGCCCACTACCGCACGGAGGGCACGCCCCTCAAGGAGGCGAGCAGGGCGGCGGAGGGCCACCTGCCCCGCCTCGACATGAGACGGGCCCGGTGGGACGGCGGCGAACGTGCGCAGAGTCACACCTGACAGCTTCCGCCATTCGAGGGGGTCATGGGGAGTCCATGGCCCGTACGGGGGAATCGGGGCACGCCCGTGGCATGCCGTACGTTCGTGGGTCGAGGGACACGTGTGACGGCGGTAGCGAGGGAGAACCGGGAGAAGCGGGGGAAGAGGGCGAAGCGCTCCTTCCGCGCCCGGCAGCGGCGTAGCGTCGGCTCCGCGTGTCCACCTCACCCCAGCGGCCACCGCCTTCTCCCCCGGGCCGTCCGTCCCCGCGACGACGGCGCTGCGCGCCGGCCGTGACAGACCCCAGCACACCCACCAGGACCGGCGAACCACGTGAGCTCCTCTTCCTCCACCAGGCACCTGCCGCACCCCCGGGTGCGGCAGGGGGACCGTGGCGCCTACCGACTGGTGCGTACCCCGCCGACCAGACCGGATCCCCCTCACCTGGACGCAGCGCAGCGCTCCGTGGTTGACCACCGGACCGGTCCGCTGCTCGTTCTCGCAGGTCCGGGCACTGGCAAGACCACCACGCTGATCGAGTCCGTGGCCGCCCGGATCGCCAATGGCCAGGACCCCGAGCGGATCCTGGTGCTGACGTTCAGCCGCAGGGCCGCCGTCGACCTGCGCGACCGCATGGCGCTGCGCACCGGCGCCGCCCAGGTCCCGCAGGCGACCACCTTTCACTCGTTCTGCTACGCCCTGGTCCGTGCCCACCAGGACAGTGAACTGTTCGTCGAGCCGCTGCGGCTGCTGTCCGGGCCCGAGCAGGACGTGACCGTCCGCTCGCTGCTGGCCGGGCAGGTGGACCTTGAGCGGCTGGGCCTGGCGCACGTGCGCTGGCCGGACGACCTGCGCGCCTGCCTGACCACCCGCGGTTTCGCCGACGAGGTCCGCGCGGTCCTCGCCCGCAGCCGCGAACTGGGTCTCGGGCCCGACGCCCTGGCCGCCTTCGCCCGCAGCATCGGCCGCCCCGACTGGCAGGCCGCGGCCGCCTTCCTCGCCGAGTACCTCGACGTCCTCGACCTGCGGGGCGTCCTCGACTACGCCGAACTGGTCCACCGCGCGGTGCTCCTCGCCCGCCGCCCCGAGGTCGCCGAACGGCTCGCCGCTCGGTACGACGCGGTCTACGTCGACGAGTACCAGGACACCGACCCCGCCCAGGTACGGCTGCTGCGCGCGCTGGCCGGGGGCGGCCGCACCCTGCTCGCGTTCGGCGACCCCGACCAGTCGATCTACGCGTTCCGGGGCGCGGACGTGAACGGGATCCTCCAGTTCCCGCAGACGTTCCCGCGCACGGAGGGCACTCCGGCGCCGGTACAGGTCCTGCGCACCTCCCGGCGCTCGGGCGCCGCCCTGCTCGCCGCGACCCGGCTGCTGACCCGGCGGATGCCGCTCACCCGCCTGCCCGCCGACAAGGTCCGCGCCCACCGGGAGCTCACCCCGGTGCGCGACGGCGGCCGCGTCGAGGTCCAGACGTACCCGACGCCGGGCACGGAGGTGGACAACATCGCCGACATCCTGCGCCGGGCGCACCTGGAGGACGGTGTCCCGTGGAGCGAGATGGCCGTCCTGGTGCGCGCCGGCGGCCGCTCCATCCCGGGCCTCCGCCGCGCCCTGACGGCCGCCGGAGTGCCCCTGGACGTCGACGGCGACGACCTGCCCCTTCGCCACGAGCCGGCGGTGGCGCCCCTGGTGACGGCCCTACGGGCGGTGGCCACCGCGGAGACGGGGCGGCGCACGGAGGATGCGGTTGCCGGGGAGGCGACGGCGGTTGCCGAGGAGCTGACAGCAGTTGCCGAGGAGCGGCCGACCGACACCCGGGATCCGGTGGCCGACGCCGGGGAGCAGACGGCCGACGCCGGGAAGCGGGCAGCTGACGGCGAGGAACAGGTGGCCGACGGGGAGCCGGCGGCCGACGCCGAGCAGGGGGCGGCCTTTGCCGGGGCGCAGGCTGCCGTCATCGAGGAGCAGGCCGCCCTCGTGCAGCCCCGGGAGGAGGCCGAGGCGGACGC of the Streptomyces sp. NBC_01788 genome contains:
- a CDS encoding lysylphosphatidylglycerol synthase transmembrane domain-containing protein: MKQQGVHPDDAEGTSGASSRPGTDGTHAPKAQDQDASKAARKPAEEEAVTRADEIEGDEPLLPARVHRPSDLMRLLVGVLAIVVLLAIAGFAHGTTSGLEQDINKGTGQAPDLLIKIAGLVSSIAILLVPVAFAIERLIKRDGLRIADGVLAAVLAHGVTLATDLWVAKGAPHSIQDALTQPSPGNVHALTDPVHGYLAPVIAYMTAVGMSRRPRWRAVLWIVLLLDAFSMLVTGYTTPFSIILTVLIGWTIAYGTLYAVGSPNVRPTGRTLVAGLRTVGFHPVSAAREEVSDTADSGDRGRRYFVTLEDGPPLDVTVVDREQQAQGFFYRVWRNLTLRGLATRRSLQSLRQALEQEALLAYAAIAAGANAPKLIATSELGPDAVMLVYEHTGGRTLDSLADEEITDELLHRTWEQVRALQSRRIAHRRLAGDAILVDRSRRVILTDLRGGEVAAGDLLLRMDIAQLLTTLGLRVGAERSVASAVGVLGPDAVADCLPMLQPIALTRSTRATLRRLARERAQREREAVLETSRQAKQARLEQAAQDTGETGPAILEKPEKPEKPEKPEKPGKPDRPDKKDKKAERAEARAEKRAIGEALEEAREEDLLTQIRHQVLRIRPQAPVEPARLERIKPRTLISFIAGAIGAYYLLTQLTHIEFGTVFAHAQWGWVIAAVLFSALSYVAAAMALLGFVPERVPFVRTVAAQVAGSFVKIVAPAAVGGVALNTRFLQRAGVRPGLAVASVGASQLFGLGCHILMLLSFGYLTGTEKTPSLSPSRTVIAGLLTVAVLVLVVTSVPFLRKFVLTRVRSLFAGVVPRMLDVLQRPQKLITGIGGMLLLTFCFVMCLDASIRAFGDQSTSLSIASVAVVFLAGNALGSAAPTPGGVGAVEATLTVGLIAVGLPKEVAAPAVLMFRLLTLWLPVLPGWLAFNHLSRKGAL
- a CDS encoding MGMT family protein, which gives rise to MSEVSPPDDGRPEHPDALPEYADALPEYAERVLEVAETIPPGCVMTYGDVAEWLERGGPRQVGRVMALYGGAVPWWRVVRADGVLLPGHELRALAHYRTEGTPLKEASRAAEGHLPRLDMRRARWDGGERAQSHT